The following proteins are encoded in a genomic region of Gossypium hirsutum isolate 1008001.06 chromosome D05, Gossypium_hirsutum_v2.1, whole genome shotgun sequence:
- the LOC107905518 gene encoding receptor protein kinase CLAVATA1 produces the protein MRSLYSYFLLCISLILLLISTTINGYSDLEVLLKLKSSMIGPKGSGLQDWGSSSSPSAHCNFSGVKCDEDSRVVALNVSFHPLFGSIPPEIGLLNKLVDLTISMVNLTGSIPVTMRNLTSLRIFNISNNAFEGDFPGEILTGMTQLEILDAYNNNFTGRLPLEVVNLKNLKHLCFGGNYFTGEIPEKYSDIQSLEYLGLNAIGLKGKSPAFLARLKNLKHLYLGYFNSYDGGIPHEFGSLSQLQLLDMAACNLTGEIPASLRNLKHLHTLFLQQNNLTGHIPPQLSGLISLKSLDLSINELTGEIPLSFSALQNITLINLFKNNLYGPIPSFVGDFPHLEVLELWGNNFTLELPENLGRNGKLYRLDVASNHLTGNIPRDLCKGGRLDWLVLMDNFFFGSLPEGLGDCKSLTKIRIMNNLLNGSIPAGIFNLPLLTMFEADNNFFSGEIPSQMLGASLNQLKVSNNKITGKIPPAFGNLGSLQILSLGMNKFSGEIPEEIFKIKLLSKIDLSDNNLTGEIPPSISQCASLTAIDFSQNNLIGEIPKGIKNLMDLSILNFSRNQLTGEIPGEIRDMISLTTLDLSFNNFIGRIPTGGQFLAFNGSSFIGNPNLCLLRRSTCPSLMNQAKGSGHGQAASFTASKLIITIITLITALLLTVVTVYRMRKKKLEKSRAWKLTAFQKLNFKAEDVLDCLQEENIIGKGGAGIVYRGSMPDGLLVAIKRLVGRGTGRRDYGFSAEIQTLGRIKHRNIVRLLGYVSNKDTNLLLYEYMPNGSLGEMLHGSKGAHLQWERRYSIAVEAAKGLCYLHHDCSPLIIHRDVKSNNILLDEYYEAHVADFGLAKFLQDADASECMSSIAGSYGYIAPEYAYTLKVDEKSDVYSFGVVLLELIAGRKPVGEFGDGVDIVWWVRKTIPQHADPASVLTIVDPRLSEYPLTGVIHLFKVAMKCVEEQSSARPTMREVVHLLTNTPQSTPRPCLLSA, from the exons ATGAGAAGCCTTTACAGTTATTTTCTTCTCTGTATTTCCCTCATTCTTCTACTAATCTCTACCACCATCAATGGTTACAGTGATCTTGAAGTTCTGTTGAAGCTCAAGTCTTCCATGATTGGACCCAAAGGTTCTGGCCTCCAGGACTGGGGATCCTCTTCTTCTCCGTCGGCTCATTGCAATTTCTCCGGCGTTAAATGCGATGAGGACTCCCGTGTTGTTGCTCTCAATGTGTCGTTTCATCCTCTATTTGGCTCCATTCCTCCGGAGATTGGGCTTTTGAACAAGCTGGTGGACCTCACTATTTCAATGGTTAATCTTACAGGGAGTATTCCAGTGACGATGAGGAACTTGACTTCTCTCAGGATATTCAACATCTCCAACAATGCTTTCGAAGGGGATTTCCCTGGAGAAATACTTACAGGTATGACTCAGCTTGAGATTCTCGATGCTTATAACAATAACTTCACGGGTCGTCTTCCCCTTGAGGTGGTGAACCTGAAAAATCTAAAGCATCTATGTTTTGGAGGCAACTATTTCACGGGAGAGATACCGGAGAAGTACTCTGACATCCAGAGCTTGGAATACTTGGGTCTAAACGCCATTGGTTTGAAGGGTAAAAGTCCTGCATTTTTAGCTCGTCTAAAGAATCTGAAACACTTGTATCTTGGATATTTCAACTCCTACGACGGAGGAATTCCTCACGAGTTTGGATCATTGAGTCAACTCCAACTCCTCGATATGGCAGCCTGCAACCTCACCGGCGAGATTCCTGCGAGCTTGCGCAATTTGAAACACTTGCACACGTTGTTCCTTCAGCAGAACAATCTGACGGGCCATATTCCTCCTCAACTCTCCGGTTTGATCAGCTTGAAATCGCTTGATCTTTCCATAAACGAGCTAACAGGGGAGATACCCTTGAGTTTCTCTGCCTTGCAAAACATTACACTCATCAACTTGTTTAAAAACAATCTCTACGGTCCAATCCCATCATTCGTTGGTGATTTTCCCCACCTCGAAGTGCTTGAACTGTGGGGGAACAACTTCACGCTTGAATTACCGGAGAACCTTGGCCGCAACGGGAAGCTTTATAGGCTTGACGTTGCTTCCAATCACCTCACTGGGAACATACCACGGGACTTGTGTAAGGGAGGGAGGTTGGATTGGTTAGTTCTGATGGATAATTTCTTCTTTGGTTCACTCCCTGAAGGACTCGGTGACTGCAAGTCTCTTACCAAGATTCGTATCATGAATAACCTTCTCAATGGATCAATTCCGGCTGGGATTTTCAACTTGCCCTTGCTGACTATGTTCGAGGCCGACAACAATTTCTTCTCCGGTGAAATCCCATCCCAAATGTTGGGTGCTTCGTTAAATCAGTTAAAAGTTTCAAATAATAAGATCACTGGTAAAATCCCTCCAGCATTCGGTAATTTGGGATCTTTGCAAATTCTATCTCTTGGAATGAACAAGTTTTCAGGTGAAATTCCTGAGGAAATCTTTAAAATCAAGCTACTTTCAAAGATCGACCTCAGTGACAACAATCTTACTGGTGAAATCCCTCCTTCGATCTCTCAGTGTGCTTCACTTACTGCAATTGATTTCAGTCAGAACAATCTCATTGGTGAAATTCCAAAAGggattaaaaatttgatggatttgAGCATTCTCAATTTCTCGAGAAACCAGCTAACCGGTGAAATCCCTGGTGAAATCCGAGACATGATAAGTCTCACAACTCTTGATctttcttttaataatttcattggTAGAATCCCCACCGGCGGCCAATTTTTAGCCTTCAACGGCAGCTCGTTTATTGGGAACCCCAATCTCTGTCTACTGCGCCGCAGTACTTGTCCATCTTTAATGAACCAAGCTAAAGGTTCAGGTCATGGGCAAGCAGCATCTTTCACTGCTTCAAAGCTCATTATCACAATCATCACGCTAATCACAGCTTTGTTGCTGACGGTCGTCACAGTGTATAGAATGAGAAAGAAGAAGCTCGAGAAATCACGAGCATGGAAGCTCACTGCTTTCCAAAAGCTAAATTTCAAAGCCGAGGACGTGCTGGATTGCTTGCAGGAAGAGAACATTATAGGGAAAGGTGGAGCTGGGATCGTGTATCGCGGTTCCATGCCAGATGGTCTCCTTGTTGCAATTAAAAGGTTGGTGGGTCGTGGAACTGGAAGACGCGACTACGGGTTCTCGGCGGAGATTCAAACTCTGGGCCGAATCAAGCACCGGAACATTGTGAGACTGTTGGGTTACGTATCGAACAAGGACACGAATCTGTTGCTGTACGAGTATATGCCCAATGGGAGCTTGGGAGAAATGTTGCATGGGTCAAAGGGTGCTCATTTGCAATGGGAGAGGAGGTATTCAATTGCCGTGGAGGCTGCCAAGGGACTGTGTTATCTTCACCATGATTGCTCGCCCCTGATTATACATAGGGATGTGAAGTCCAACAATATACTGCTCGATGAATATTACGAAGCTCATGTTGCTGATTTCGGCCTGGCTAAGTTTTTGCAGGATGCTGATGCCTCCGAGTGCATGTCCTCCATTGCTGGTTCCTACGGCTACATCGCACCAG AGTACGCTTACACACTGAAGGTGGATGAGAAAAGCGATGTGTACAGTTTTGGTGTGGTGCTGCTGGAGCTGATAGCAGGAAGGAAACCCGTGGGGGAATTTGGAGACGGGGTGGACATTGTGTGGTGGGTCAGGAAGACCATACCACAACACGCTGATCCTGCTTCAGTGTTGACAATTGTAGACCCCAGGTTGAGTGAGTACCCATTGACGGGTGTCATCCATCTGTTCAAGGTAGCCATGAAATGCGTCGAAGAGCAGAGCTCTGCTAGGCCCACCATGAGAGAAGTTGTGCACTTGCTCACCAATACTCCACAGTCTACCCCAAGGCCATGCCTACTTTCCGCTTGA